One Oncorhynchus keta strain PuntledgeMale-10-30-2019 chromosome 23, Oket_V2, whole genome shotgun sequence DNA segment encodes these proteins:
- the LOC118401875 gene encoding E3 ubiquitin/ISG15 ligase TRIM25-like isoform X1, with translation MPSIVPFPFCVPVDKTVVMASLEEELTCSVCRDVFSQAQPLPCGHSFCPACVREAWGHGEAGVRGRFTCAQCQEEQGVVACDCCPPVGDGDQSGNAAAVKTCLRCEVSLCAEHLKPHLERPAFKTHLLVEPLGDLSHRRCPAHEEMFRYYCADERVYVCADCLMEGGHTQHRVKGLRKVEEDLKVILQSLLQKADEKLNKGEQILQEHWNTDRTITDLSVADDSQVERMGIALQLQVERLVLALRESTRKERQHAVDRLQNNCSRVREDLSQTRDIHHYLGSLLEETDPFLLIWAFQSDDSRLLADLNCPLFTPDSLSLDRKYIMEDIESKYREFITETLRCLTELKRELLTSPLTMDTNSAHPLLSISDGLRSAMRVKQRLPCATHPDRFDHWAQVLTVQTFSSGTHYWELEAEGFWDIAVSYRSIGRKGKEGTAFGNNKMSWSLTQQHDRKLAAWHNRRKTRLSSRMSGNRVGVALDYGIGTITFSEVGPSNTLTHLHTFSTSFNQPVCLGFGLYKAELHSRISIVRV, from the exons ATGCCTTCCATT GTGCCTTTTCCTTTTTGTGTTCCTGTTGACAAAACGGTTGTCATGGCATCCCTGGAGGAGGAGTTGACGTGTTCGGTGTGCCGCGACGTCTTCAGCCAGGCCCAGCCCTTGCCGTGCGGCCACAGCTTCTGCCCAGCATGTGTGCGAGAGGCCTGGGGCCACGGGGAGGCGGGGGTCAGGGGTCGCTTCACCTGCGCACAGTGTCAGGAGGAACAGGGGGTTGTGGCGTGTGACTGCTGCCCCCCTGTGGGGGATGGGGACCAGTCTGGGAACGCTGCGGCGGTGAAGACCTGTCTGCGCTGTGAGGTGTCTCTGTGTGCCGAGCACCTGAAGCCCCACCTGGAGCGGCCCGCCTTCAAGACACACCTGCTAGTGGAACCTCTGGGAGACCTGTCCCACCGCAGGTGTCCTGCCCATGAGGAGATGTTCCGCTACTACTGTGCAGACGAGCGGGTGTACGTGTGTGCAGACTGTTTAATGGAGGGTGGCCACACGCAGCACCGGGTTAAAGGACtgaggaaggtggaggaggacCTGAAG GTCATCCTCCAGAGCCTTCTCCAGAAAGCAGATGAGAAGCTGAATAAAGGTGAACAGATCCTCCAAGAGCACTGGAACACTGACCGCACTATAACA GACTTGTCTGTGGCAGATGACTCCCAGGTGGAGCGTATGGGTATAGCCCTGCAGCTGCAGGTGGAGAGGCTGGTGCTGGCCCTGAGGGAGAGCACCAGGAAAGAGAGGCAGCATGCTGTAGATCGCCTCCAGAACAACTGCAGCAGGGTTCGAGAGGACCTGAGCCAGACCCGGGACATCCACCACTACCTGGGCTCCTTGCTGGAGGAGACAGACCCCTTCCTGCTAATCTGG GCATTTCAATCTGATGACTCAAG GCTGCTTGCGGACCTGAACTGTCCCTTGTTCACTCCTGACTCCCTCAGCCTGGACAGGAAGTATATTATGGAGGATATTGAGAGCAAGTACAGAGAGTTCATCACCGAGACACTGCGCTGTCTCACTGAACTCAAGAGGGAGCTCT TAACAAGTCCGTTGACTATGGACACTAACTCTGCCCATCCTCTCCTGAGCATTTCGGACGGCCTGCGGTCAGCCATGCGGGTCAAACAGCGCCTTCCGTGTGCCACTCACCCTGACCGCTTTGACCACTGGGCTCAAGTCCTGACCGTCCAGACCTTCTCCTCAGGAACCCATTACTGGGAGCTGGAGGCAGAGGGCTTCTGGGACATTGCGGTGTCCTACCGGAGCATCGGGCGGAAAGGGAAGGAGGGCACTGCCTTTGGGAATAACAAG ATGTCTTGGAGCCTGACGCAGCAGCACGACAGGAAGCTGGCTGCCTGGCACAACCGCAGGAAGACCCGCCTTTCCAGCCGGATGTCAGGCAACCGTGTGGGTGTGGCCCTGGATTATGGCATAGGCACAATCACATTCTCAGAGGTGGGGCCTTCCAACACCCTGACCCACTTGCACACCTTCAGTACCTCCTTCAACCAGCCTGTGTGCCTAGGCTTTGGCCTCTACAAGGCTGAACTCCACAGCAGAATCTCTATAGTGAGGGTGTGA
- the LOC118401875 gene encoding E3 ubiquitin/ISG15 ligase TRIM25-like isoform X2: MASLEEELTCSVCRDVFSQAQPLPCGHSFCPACVREAWGHGEAGVRGRFTCAQCQEEQGVVACDCCPPVGDGDQSGNAAAVKTCLRCEVSLCAEHLKPHLERPAFKTHLLVEPLGDLSHRRCPAHEEMFRYYCADERVYVCADCLMEGGHTQHRVKGLRKVEEDLKVILQSLLQKADEKLNKGEQILQEHWNTDRTITDLSVADDSQVERMGIALQLQVERLVLALRESTRKERQHAVDRLQNNCSRVREDLSQTRDIHHYLGSLLEETDPFLLIWAFQSDDSRLLADLNCPLFTPDSLSLDRKYIMEDIESKYREFITETLRCLTELKRELLTSPLTMDTNSAHPLLSISDGLRSAMRVKQRLPCATHPDRFDHWAQVLTVQTFSSGTHYWELEAEGFWDIAVSYRSIGRKGKEGTAFGNNKMSWSLTQQHDRKLAAWHNRRKTRLSSRMSGNRVGVALDYGIGTITFSEVGPSNTLTHLHTFSTSFNQPVCLGFGLYKAELHSRISIVRV; encoded by the exons ATGGCATCCCTGGAGGAGGAGTTGACGTGTTCGGTGTGCCGCGACGTCTTCAGCCAGGCCCAGCCCTTGCCGTGCGGCCACAGCTTCTGCCCAGCATGTGTGCGAGAGGCCTGGGGCCACGGGGAGGCGGGGGTCAGGGGTCGCTTCACCTGCGCACAGTGTCAGGAGGAACAGGGGGTTGTGGCGTGTGACTGCTGCCCCCCTGTGGGGGATGGGGACCAGTCTGGGAACGCTGCGGCGGTGAAGACCTGTCTGCGCTGTGAGGTGTCTCTGTGTGCCGAGCACCTGAAGCCCCACCTGGAGCGGCCCGCCTTCAAGACACACCTGCTAGTGGAACCTCTGGGAGACCTGTCCCACCGCAGGTGTCCTGCCCATGAGGAGATGTTCCGCTACTACTGTGCAGACGAGCGGGTGTACGTGTGTGCAGACTGTTTAATGGAGGGTGGCCACACGCAGCACCGGGTTAAAGGACtgaggaaggtggaggaggacCTGAAG GTCATCCTCCAGAGCCTTCTCCAGAAAGCAGATGAGAAGCTGAATAAAGGTGAACAGATCCTCCAAGAGCACTGGAACACTGACCGCACTATAACA GACTTGTCTGTGGCAGATGACTCCCAGGTGGAGCGTATGGGTATAGCCCTGCAGCTGCAGGTGGAGAGGCTGGTGCTGGCCCTGAGGGAGAGCACCAGGAAAGAGAGGCAGCATGCTGTAGATCGCCTCCAGAACAACTGCAGCAGGGTTCGAGAGGACCTGAGCCAGACCCGGGACATCCACCACTACCTGGGCTCCTTGCTGGAGGAGACAGACCCCTTCCTGCTAATCTGG GCATTTCAATCTGATGACTCAAG GCTGCTTGCGGACCTGAACTGTCCCTTGTTCACTCCTGACTCCCTCAGCCTGGACAGGAAGTATATTATGGAGGATATTGAGAGCAAGTACAGAGAGTTCATCACCGAGACACTGCGCTGTCTCACTGAACTCAAGAGGGAGCTCT TAACAAGTCCGTTGACTATGGACACTAACTCTGCCCATCCTCTCCTGAGCATTTCGGACGGCCTGCGGTCAGCCATGCGGGTCAAACAGCGCCTTCCGTGTGCCACTCACCCTGACCGCTTTGACCACTGGGCTCAAGTCCTGACCGTCCAGACCTTCTCCTCAGGAACCCATTACTGGGAGCTGGAGGCAGAGGGCTTCTGGGACATTGCGGTGTCCTACCGGAGCATCGGGCGGAAAGGGAAGGAGGGCACTGCCTTTGGGAATAACAAG ATGTCTTGGAGCCTGACGCAGCAGCACGACAGGAAGCTGGCTGCCTGGCACAACCGCAGGAAGACCCGCCTTTCCAGCCGGATGTCAGGCAACCGTGTGGGTGTGGCCCTGGATTATGGCATAGGCACAATCACATTCTCAGAGGTGGGGCCTTCCAACACCCTGACCCACTTGCACACCTTCAGTACCTCCTTCAACCAGCCTGTGTGCCTAGGCTTTGGCCTCTACAAGGCTGAACTCCACAGCAGAATCTCTATAGTGAGGGTGTGA
- the zgc:161969 gene encoding uncharacterized protein zgc:161969, with amino-acid sequence MDTSMDTGTLATSFHVWRYRQHFIFKEVKDKNIIVQCVLCKPKIRMLSTSKNSTSNLKKHLERKHPSMYLKSPKVEMNGPNGPTTSDSPKEPKYKKSKLESLVHQMTSQPKVNALVFNFMVDDVQSLSVLEQPAFRKLIEGLSGGKMSMTRNTFINRIEMAFSKMKDKLKENLDSVQSVCTTADIWTAHNRSYIGMTCHWIEKNELERKSAALACARIRGAHTFDTIAAKINEIHVAYNIENKLQATVTDNGSNFVKVFKEFSKGDNENDEDDNVEFEDVGTILDGADEAMHLFLLPHQKCASHALNLIASHDLAQALSQGETAQVYYSSMAKCSVVWNRVHQSPLTIAAVEDIEKMKLTAPCESRWNSEYCAVEKMVSLPETKLMDVCDSLGVPRLLSYEIAFLKEYVDVFKPLAFALDLFQGEQKCFLGLVIPTVLTLKKKLCEKKTLTLYLFDVINPVLEAIDSRFKQLFASLDAKMATATTPQFRLWWLPEAEREDMHLMLVAEATPMELTDGAPIGSDDMQSEDEFFSFGPGTGNSDTEEEVRRYLEGTSKNLSCLKYFPRVRNLFLKFNTILPSSAPVERLFSHNGNILTPQRNGLTDDQFEQVLLLRYNSKICTQDKIFPE; translated from the exons ATGGATACCAGTATGGATACCGGTACTCTTGCCACATCGTTCCACGTCTGGCGATATCGACAACATTTTATTTTCAAGGAAGTAAAAGACAAGAATATAATCGTTCAATGTGTTCTATGCAAACCCAAAATCCGCATGCTGTCTACCTCTAAGAACTCGACATCAAATCTGAAGAAACATTTAGAG AGAAAGCATCCCAGCATGTATTTAAAGTCCCCTAAAGTTGAGATGAATGGACCAAATGGACCAACCACCTCAGATTCTCCTAAGGAGCCAAAGTACAAGAAATCCAAGCTGGAAAGCCTAGTCCATCAAATGACATCACAGCCAAAAGTGAACGCCCTGGTCTTCAACTTCATGGTGGATGATGTCCAATCGCTGTCTGTCTTGGAACAGCCTGCGTTCAGGAAGCTGATTGAGGGTTTAAGTGGAGGGAAGATGTCCATGACCCGAAATACATTTATCAATAGAATTGAGATGGCATTCTCCAAAATGAAGGATAAACTAAAGGAAAATCTGGACAGTGTACAATCAGTGTGCACTACAGCGGATATCTGGACAGCCCACAACAGAAGCTACATTGGGATGACATGTCATTGGATTGAGAAGAATGAGCTGGAGAGGAAGTCTGCTGCACTTGCCTGTGCCAGAATACGGGGCGCACATACATTTGATACAATTGCAGCGAAGATAAACGAGATTCATGTGGCCTACAATATTGAAAACAAACTTCAGGCTACTGTCACTGATAATGGCAGCAACTTCGTCAAAGTCTTTAAAGAGTTTTCAAAGGGGGACAATGAAAATGATGAAGATGACAATGTTGAATTTGAGGACGTGGGCACCATTCTTGATGGAGCAGATGAGGCCATGCACCTCTTTCTGCTGCCGCACCAGAAATGTGCATCACATGCATTGAATCTGATTGCCTCCCATGACCTAGCGCAAGCTCTATCACAGGGAGAAACTGCCCAAGTGTACTACAGCTCAATGGCCAAGTGTTCTGTAGTATGGAACAGAGTCCACCAATCCCCATTGACTATAGCAGCAGTGGAGGACATAGAGAAAATGAAATTGACTGCTCCTTGTGAGAGTCGCTGGAATTCTGAATACTGTGCAGTGGAAAAGATGGTTTCTCTCCCTGAAACAAAACTAATGGATGTTTGTGACAGCCTGGGGGTCCCAAGACTGTTATCTTACGAGATAGCATTTTTAAAAGAATACGTAGATGTCTTCAAGCCACTTGCTTTTGCACTGGACCTCTTCCAAGGAGAGCAAAAATGTTTTCTTGGACTGGTCATACCAACGGTACTCACATTGAAGAAAAAGCTATGTGAGAAGAAAACTCTTACACTCTATCTCTTCGACGTAATCAACCCTGTTCTAGAAGCAATAGATTCCCGCTTCAAACAGCTGTTTGCTAGTCTGGATGCAAAAATGGCAACAGCAACTACTCCACAATTTCGTTTGTGGTGGCTACCAGAAGCTGAGAGAGAAGACATGCATTTGATGCTAGTAGCTGAGGCGACTCCAATGGAGCTGACTGATGGTGCACCAATCGGCAGCGACGACATGCAGTCAGAAGATGAATTCTTCAGTTTCGGACCTGGGACCGGCAACAGTGACACAGAAGAGGAAGTCCGGAGGTACCTAGAGGGAACCAGCAAAAATCTCAGCTGCCTGAAATACTTCCCAAGAGTGAGAAATCTGTTCCTCAAATTCAACACCATCCTACCCTCAAGTGCTCCTGTGGAGCGCCTCTTCAGTCATAATGGGAACATTCTCACCCCCCAAAGGAATGGTCTGACTGATGATCAGTTTGAGCAAGTTCTCCTTTTGCGTTACAACAGCAAAATATGCACACAGGACAAAATATTCCCTGAATGA